TAACAATGCCAGGAGACGCACTGTTTCTAGTAGTTCTTCCAGATAAATGTGATGCAGAAACGAGCATTTGTTCATTTTCAGCATAATCGTCACAAACATAACATCGTTCATGAACACATGTTCCACATTTAAAGCATACTAAAAGCCCCTCAGTTCCAACAATGCCACACAAAGCACAGCACTTCTTGCGGTCTTCACTAAAATTAACGTCatccttgttttttatattattttgacGAGCTCTTTTAACTGTATCTGCCTTAACATTAATAGTTGAATCATGAGTCAACGTAAAGTTGTCAAAAGTTTTCGTAGATACTCGGGGGTTTTCCATTAACGAGGACGCATTTCGTATACGATTATTCTccttttttacttcattaTCATGATTAGATAAATGATCCCAATccgcttttctttttttcacaGGTTCAAAATCACAATTTCTCAAATCACTTGGAGTTGCTTGCTGTAAAGGATACCCATAATAACGCCAAACATAACCACAGCGCTGGCATAAGGCaacaattttacttttgtcCTTGGGACTACTTTCTTCAATAGGGGGAGCAACAAACCACTCAGAGCTTCGCTTACTATGACACCAACGACAAATAGGAGTctttttaagttttaaaattttctgaAGATCATACATTCCAATGTCATAACAACATGTTGGCAACCCATGAGAATCTGTGGTAGTAGTTGAAAGGGAAGAATCGCTTAGCTTTTTAAATGTATTCAACCCTTTAGGAGAAGAGGCCCAtgacaaaaaagaaaagaaaatttcctttaaagaatattcaaattttagtTTCTCTACAAAACATTGCAGTGATACGCCGAATTCCTTTACCAaactattaattttatgttCATCAACGCGCTTCCCTGTACAATTTTTTGGGTCACCAAACCCTGGCATCCACGAttttaacttttcaaaTGCAGCCGCTGGACTTAACTTGGTCTCATATAAAGCTGTTATAGTTAATTctaaaaatacaaaagcTGAAACAGGAAGGCGAAGTTTTTTCCAAAGATTCCAACAACTACACAAATAGTCATCTAGAAGTGCATCGGAATATGTGATTGGAACTAGAAGCATAGCTGATTGTAAGTTAGGCTCACAAAGAGGAAACAAATATCCCTTAAGTGGAAGATCTTTTAGAAAAGGCCAAcgttcaaaaaaagttggaATATCAACTTTAAAGCGCTCATCTGACTTTAAATCCAAGTCCATTTCTTCATCGGCGGTGGTTAATGGTTGCAGTGGATGTAAGTTATCCTCTGAAGAAGTAGGAAGCATTGGCGAGATTGAAATACGAGCACGGGATGGGTATATGtccgattttttttcgacaGTCAGGTCACTTTTCAAATCTAGGTAACGCATATTCCACGGAAGTCGTTTGAGCTTAGAtacatttgaaaatgagtttggtttattttcatcaaGAGATTTTCGAGATTGCTGGTGTAGGTTGCGAGAAGACCTTAGGGactttaaatttcttcGCTTCCCATGATCCTCTTGAAGAGAAACATTAGACAATGCTTTATTATGTCCTTTAAGAATGGAAACACTTTTTTGCGTAGCTTGGCCttctaaattattttcgGTAGCATGGTTAGCGTCTACATTagcattttctttttgaaaagtggATTTTTTCCGCTGAGTAGCGAATGAGCAGGTAGCACAAGTCCAACCAAAGCCATGGGGAGGCTTCTTTAACAGTGGGGGAACTACACAATCCATatgataatattttttgcaatctGCGCATTGTACTGAGAAGTCAAATGCGCACcattttttgcaaacttTACAGTTACTGGgttcatttaataaagcCCTTCCTTTGCCATATTCTGTAACaataaaatcataattCTTAAATAAGTCTTCAAGAACATCATCAGGAGCGTTTTTGACTTGAGTGACTGGTACAACATCGAACACCTTATTAATGTTCTGGTCAAATAGCCTATCGAAATAATAACTCTTTGCTTGAGACTTGTATTCATCcaagttttcaatttgagAACGGTGCTTAACAGTGCATTTCTCTTGTACAGATCCAATATTATAGATATCACTGTGCATGCTAGCAAACAGAAGGCGAGTATCCGTCAAATGCCGCTGTATGTCACGAGGACGGAAATACCAATTTAGTCGCACGGAA
This portion of the Schizosaccharomyces pombe strain 972h- genome assembly, chromosome: I genome encodes:
- the snt2 gene encoding Lid2 complex PHD finger subunit Snt2, with translation MFDLDKNTNIESNHVKIGNKNTTRRLIIKSSKNSVRIAYAPPEKHFVDVTDRFLLPETETQNLKTRLGIFELEPLPPNGLVCCVLPNGELIQPNDFVLVNSPFPGEPFQIARIISFEKSRPCVSTNLYDSVRLNWYFRPRDIQRHLTDTRLLFASMHSDIYNIGSVQEKCTVKHRSQIENLDEYKSQAKSYYFDRLFDQNINKVFDVVPVTQVKNAPDDVLEDLFKNYDFIVTEYGKGRALLNEPSNCKVCKKWCAFDFSVQCADCKKYYHMDCVVPPLLKKPPHGFGWTCATCSFATQRKKSTFQKENANVDANHATENNLEGQATQKSVSILKGHNKALSNVSLQEDHGKRRNLKSLRSSRNLHQQSRKSLDENKPNSFSNVSKLKRLPWNMRYLDLKSDLTVEKKSDIYPSRARISISPMLPTSSEDNLHPLQPLTTADEEMDLDLKSDERFKVDIPTFFERWPFLKDLPLKGYLFPLCEPNLQSAMLLVPITYSDALLDDYLCSCWNLWKKLRLPVSAFVFLELTITALYETKLSPAAAFEKLKSWMPGFGDPKNCTGKRVDEHKINSLVKEFGVSLQCFVEKLKFEYSLKEIFFSFLSWASSPKGLNTFKKLSDSSLSTTTTDSHGLPTCCYDIGMYDLQKILKLKKTPICRWCHSKRSSEWFVAPPIEESSPKDKSKIVALCQRCGYVWRYYGYPLQQATPSDLRNCDFEPVKKRKADWDHLSNHDNEVKKENNRIRNASSLMENPRVSTKTFDNFTLTHDSTINVKADTVKRARQNNIKNKDDVNFSEDRKKCCALCGIVGTEGLLVCFKCGTCVHERCYVCDDYAENEQMLVSASHLSGRTTRNSASPGIVSGKKSYAKKDQVLSWACLSCRSNDNLGQNNDNHCVLCLQSASHSLMKKTVEGNWVHLICASWTPDVYVPAEESEPVCGIAQLPPNRWEKKCEVCGNSFGVCVSSPNSGLTSHVTCAEKANWYLGFEFVKQDQSPFSMLSNLKSLSFFGNVTEINTNKCMINSWTSLRPVLFGPSEQLPRNFLLRNDIVPNTNNSAWSEYIRNLYPKAYIYLLQYTIAVCKPTIAPTNVACCCSKCNSTMSPFWWPGNICQACHCLRVE